CTGAATAAAAACCACATAATCCAGTACGGTGTAAAAAAAGTAAAATGCAGGCTTTCCTTATGGAAAATCCAAAAGTCAAAAATGGAATAGATTATTTCGAAAATAACATAGGGTATTACCAGTTTGCTGATAATTTTTATCTCATATTTCGGATCATCAATATTCTTGGCAAAATAGCCGGAAATAAAAACAAACAGCGGCATATGAAATGAATAAATGAACGCATAAATGGATTTGAAGATTGGAATATAGATGAGCGGTTCAATCATATGACCGACAACCACCAAAACAATCAGCATGAATTTCAGGTTATCGAAGTACGGATCTCTTTGATTCATCCTCTGGCCTGTTCCTTTCTTATCCTAATGTTTAACCGATTTCATATGTTCTGATTATATCATTCATTTTTTTAATAATCCCAAGATTTTTGATTTAAGCCTAAAAAAATTCCCCCTGATTGGAACAGGGGGCCTCATTTTTCAGACTACTTTCTGCCTGGAGCCCATATTCGGGGTGATTTTGCAGCTGTACTGGTTCCATGTATGGTCACATTAATTGTTTGGGTATCAATACCGAAAATTTTTATAAATACGCAATCATAGGTATCTGTAAGATTAATATCCAATTCGTAATTCCGTTCTGTTTCCGTCAGTTTTGTCTGATAATAATCTACGCTTACCTGGCTTTCATCCAGTCCATTTAATATTGCATAGGTGTCGGCAATATCATTGAGCGTTGCTTCAGGATTTTCCGAATGATCGATCGCCAATGTTTCATTAAAACGCGCATCTCTGATTATTTGTCCAACCTCAAACAAGTGTAAACGATTTAAGTACATCCCGCCAATATCCACAACAAGTCCTGTAAAGCCGAACAATACAATTAACAGGACAGCAAATAGAATTGTGATATTTCCATCTTTATTTTTTAACAGTTTACACATCGGCAAGCAAACGTTTCTAGGCATATTGCCACCTACTTTCTGACCTAACACGCTTTGATTTGCTAACCTTCTTTTGTCATAATCAGTCGATTTTTTTTAAGGTTTTTCGTAAATGTCA
Above is a genomic segment from Dehalobacter sp. 12DCB1 containing:
- a CDS encoding Tad domain-containing protein; this encodes MPRNVCLPMCKLLKNKDGNITILFAVLLIVLFGFTGLVVDIGGMYLNRLHLFEVGQIIRDARFNETLAIDHSENPEATLNDIADTYAILNGLDESQVSVDYYQTKLTETERNYELDINLTDTYDCVFIKIFGIDTQTINVTIHGTSTAAKSPRIWAPGRK